In a single window of the Drosophila albomicans strain 15112-1751.03 chromosome 3, ASM965048v2, whole genome shotgun sequence genome:
- the LOC117568461 gene encoding uncharacterized protein LOC117568461, translating to MDRYNRVWRDPKSPLTPLTPRTTQMFNFDNTSDSRTPTASFGSLKPNLLDIPRAPIRRLSGSRNRTSRSFSQDFMRLRSVFSPNAQSTTTENSSIKQEKVVKQEKREFKRSSPVEQPTLSPRVRSLLNRTGNTHLTNLFARQEIDISVLIQMTLEDLESLGIRGAKELKLALDLIKFAKNFFKK from the exons atggATCGTTATAATCGTGTCTGGCGAG ATCCTAAGTCTCCCTTAACGCCCTTGACGCCAAGAACAACACAGATGTTCAATTTTGATAACACATCAGATTCTAGAACACCAACTGCCTCCTTTGGAAGCCTTAAGCCCAATTTATTGGACATACCGCGGGCTCCAATACGACGACTGTCTGGTAGTCGAAATCGAACATCACGAAGTTTCTCCCAGGATTTTATGCGCCTCCGATCAGTATTTTCTCCAAATGCCCAGAGCACAACGACTGAAAATAGTAGCATTAAGCAGGAAAAGGTTGTAAAACAGGAGAAGCGAGAATTTAAGCGGAGCTCCCCGGTGGAGCAGCCAACTCTTAGTCCTCGTGTGCGCTCGCTACTAAATCGCACAGGAAATACTCATCTAACCAACTTGTTTGCACGTCAAGAAATAGACATTTCCGTGTTAATTCAGATGACACTCGAAGATTTGGAGTCACTTGGTATCCGAGGTGCCAAGGAATTGAAACTAGCCTTGGATCTTATCAAATTTGCgaaaaatttctttaaaaagtGA